In Mytilus edulis chromosome 13, xbMytEdul2.2, whole genome shotgun sequence, a single window of DNA contains:
- the LOC139501461 gene encoding transcription factor HES-5-like, which produces MVNNIVEVDSTSGKRKINKPLIEKKRRARINNCLSQLKTLVLEATGRNNESALNSKLEKADILEMTVQYLENIHKSSPSNRSNVTSTLTTPYQMGYTLCTGQAARFLEINSRVQADKQIDMNVNNKQDVCRTMETRYPDVPSTHNQNIFCQAKEPSSHNECNINNRLVSHLSNNIQYQVNKTRDSFTSSVGYKCSSRNLLLSVKTEEQSAERRLTNNSETQNLVDPVRGRDSSTTNRHNSPNSLSIPMNDNVWRPW; this is translated from the exons ATGGTGAACAACATTGTTGAAGTAGATTCCACATCTGGAAAAAGAAAG atTAATAAGCCGCTGATAGAGAAGAAGAGAAGAGCAAGAATCAACAATTGTTTGTCCCAGTTAAAAACGTTGGTGCTCGAGGCAACAGGAAGAAACAACGAG AGTGCATTAAACTCCAAGTTGGAAaaagcagacattttggaaatgaCGGTTCAGTATTTGGAGAACATTCATAAGAGTTCACCATCCAACCGATCGAACGTTACTTCTACCTTAACAACACCTTATCAAATGGGATACACTTTGTGTACGGGACAAGCAGCACGCTTCCTAGAAATAAACTCACGTGTCCAGGCAGATAAACAAATTGATATGAATGTGAATAATAAACAAGATGTATGTCGGACAATGGAGACCAGATACCCGGATGTGCCATCCACCCATAATCAGAACATTTTTTGTCAAGCAAAGGAGCCATCTAGTCATAATGAATGTAATATAAACAACAGACTTGTAAGTCATTTGAGTAACAATATCCAGTATCAAGTGAACAAAACAAGAGATTCATTCACATCTTCAGTGGGATACAAATGTTCTTCGAGAAACTTATTGTTAAGTGTTAAAACAGAGGAACAATCAGCAGAAAGACGACTGACGAATAACAGTGAAACACAAAACTTAGTAGACCCCGTTAGAGGTCGTGACAGTTCAACAACAAACAGGCACAATTCACCGAATTCTTTGAGTATCCCAATGAATGATAATGTTTGGCGACCATGGTAG